TTTTTCGGAGAAGAACTCGCAGATGTTGCAGTTTGAGGATGAGGATTGCCACGTGCCTTTGGCCATGGTCTTCACTTTGGCCTTGGCTTATGGAACTGTGATAATTCTGGGAGTCTCGGGGAATCTGGCCTTGATtgtcattattttaaaacaaaaggagATGCGCAATGTTACCAACATCCTCATTGTCAACCTGTCCTTTTCTGATCTTCTAGTGACCATTATGTGTCTTCCCTTTACCTTTGTGTATACTTTGATGGACCACTGGATTTTTGGGGAGGCCATGTGCAAATtgaatccttttgtgcaatgTGCCTCAATCACAGTCTCAGTCTTTTCTTTAGTCCTCATTGCTGTCGAACGCCATCAGCTCATCATCAATCCCCGTGGCTGGAGGCCGAACAACAGACATGCCTACATGGGGATTGCTGCCATATGGATTTTAGCCACCGCTTCCTCTTTGCCTTTCCTGATCTACCACGTTTTAACGGATGAACCCTTCAGAAACATAACGTTTGATGAATATAAGGACAAATACGTGTGCTTGGACCTGTTCCCCTTGGACACTGCCAGGCTTTCTTATACCACAACACTTTTGGTGATTCAGTACTTTGGACcactttgttttatatttatttgCTACTTAAAGGTAAGAAAGAATCCCCTTGTGGTATGTACTTCTTTCTGTCTGGTGTTTGATTATCCTTGCAAAGATGATGCTTGTAGGTTAAATGATCCCTTGTTTCTCTTTGTTGAATTTCCTGCAGATATACATACgattaaaaaaaaggaacaacatGATGGACAAGATGAGAGACAATAAGTACAGATCGTCTGAAACCAAAAGGATCAACATCATGCTGATCTCAATAGTGGTTGCATTTGCAGTTTGCTGGCTGCCTCTCACCATCTTCAATATTGTGTTTGATTGGAATCATGAAATTCTGCCTGTCACTACTTGCAGCCACAACTTGTTGTTCCTGATTTGCCACCTCACTGCCATGATCTCTACCTGTGTGAACCCAATTTTCTACGGGTTTCTCAATAAGAACTTCCAAAGGGACCtgcagtttttatttcatttttgtcatTTCCGCTCCCGTGAGGAGGATTATGAGACAATAGCCATGTCCACCATGCACACAGATGTTTCAAAAACCTCTTTAAAGCAGGCAAGCCCagtggcatttaaaaaaataaatagtgatGATGATGACAAAATATAAAGAAGTAATAAAAATTCCGTACCAAACTGCTGGAAGTGTGATCGCAGGTGAAATGTGTCCAAGGACAAGCACAATTACATAACAAGTACAAAATGggtaatgtttttcttctttttccaaggAACTTTGTTTGTTGTCACTTTGAAATTAAACGTTGTGCATTTTTGCCCCTGTTACTGCTTTAATGTTCATAGCAGTTACATCTGAATCTTATTATAAGGCATAGTTGGACCTGCTACTGCCTATGTTTTCATCAGGtgtcttttgttctgttttctttgtatAGTGATGTGCTTTAGCACAAATATGTATgtattgatctttttttttttttttttccaaatatgtaGTTTTCAGGAGTGTCCATCTAATATAATTAGAAACAATACGAACTGCAGGGAGGCTGTCAGTACAGAGGACACTCATCCCAGCATAAAATTAGGACCTTGaagagttttttggttttttttttaatctgtgttttGATCCatgttaaaataatgtaaaatcagTGTAGGCATGAAGAAAATGATACTGTGAAACCTGTAGAATATGTTAAATGGGGACATGCATTTGTCTCATTCACAGAGGCAATTCAGGCTGTAATTGCTTAGGTTCAAAGACATGATTAAAAGAGAAATTCTGTTCTCATTTATGAGAATAAAACCCTACAGTAATTCCACAGAGCACAATGGGATAACTCTGATGTTCCACCACAGCAAATGAAAGCACAAATAGGCTTTCAGTCCCAACTGATTTTAGCTGATTTTAATAATACaggctttttaatttaaaaaccccAGACCCCATTTTCATTTGCCAGCACTGACAAGAGTTAGTGTTGCTGGGATGAACTGTACTGTCCGTCCCAAGCCCATGAACCATCTAATTTCTCCTTGAGACCTATGTTCAGAACCTAAAGGAAGATGGGACTGTTGACTGTACAGATGAAAATGAAAATCAGGtctggtattaaaaaaataagctttaGCTACTCGAGTCTTTTCATAATAATTAATGCTGATCTATAAAAATTATGTATAGCTTCATAATACTCTGTGTTCAGATGCAGTGGTATAAACATGGATTATCTCCAAGACAATGGATGGTTTAATCAAGATCTGCAAAATTTAAAAAGAGGATGTGGATATAGTTTGGGTGTAATTTGTATGTTTTAGCTTTTGAACTCACGGTTTCCACAGTTGGTTGAAGTGCAGAAATATTTGCCAAATATACATAATAGAGCTCTGTGTGTTATCGCTTAAAATATATGTCCTCTAATTACACAAAATATACATGACTAGATCCCCAGCTGAGGTAAACCCGCATAACTTAACTGCTGTAAATGAAACTACAACAATATCAGCCAGCTGAGATTGTGTGTCATACAGTGTACTTTGCTGTACAATCAATGCCTTTTTGAATAATCAGCTTCTAAAAAATACAGTATGGACCCTACTTTCTTTTAGCAAGGTCACTTTAAACCATTCTGGCAGAGAAGAGGTTCTTTAAAATGGATATAAATGTAAATGTACCATAAATGGAAATCTGACCTGATATCTTTCTGAGCAGAAAGGTATCAGGATGTGATGATGAATTTAATATGTTCTAAATTTCACATGGATAAATGCCtaagaaatgaaaattatttggtTTGCCAGTATTTAAAAGTCAAAAACTGTGCCTTGTGCTGTCTTCTAAATAGTGTAGAATATTAAAGTAGCAATGTGTTCTTGTGCATTACAATTCCATTTATTTCTCTACTGGcagataatttaattaaaaaagagaTTTCTGTGGTTGAGAACAGAGAGGGAATGTAGAAAATGAATTATAAGACAGAGCTTTCTTTCAGAGCTTTGCCCTTTTGTTTTTTATGAGATTTCACTTTTCTTTGTGGCTCTCTGTGGAGCGTGTTGCTAGTAATTTGACAAGAGGCTCCTGAAATTACTCCCCTGTCACTTTACAATAATTTTCATATGCTAAGGAGTGTGTAATTTCACAAAAAGATACAATGTAGAAACCCAGCCATGTTCTTCTATtaagaatgtcacagtgggtttttcccactagaaaaaaaacatgacagtgaattttatgtttttttcccatttttgaaAAAAACCACTTTCTTCCAATCCAGTAGAAGAAGAAAATGGAGTTATTTGAGAAAGTTACCAGTTAGTTTACTGGAAATTTTTGATCAGACTGAATTAGGTATTTATACAGAGTAGGGGTTGGAGCAACTTCAGGGGAACCTGCTGATGCACAGAGACCTAAAACTGGTGTGTCCTAAGATTCAGAGGTCTTTAGTGGGATGGCAACATAATTCCTCCTGTGTCAATCTTTCTCCTTCTCGAGGTATGGTCTCAAAATATAGAGCCCATCTGATGCCATCTCATACCGTCTCCCGAGAATAtgcattgggttttttttcttttttttttttttgcctaccaATGCCTGATAAACAAGGTGAATTTGAGAAGGAGCATTCCTTCAACTTATGCATGTTAAGCTCAGGAGGCATTTTTCCACTGCACTGGCGTCTTAGGATTGGGCTTCTCTTCTATGTTTCCTCACTTGCCTGCAAGAAGCCTTTCTGAGCTTCTGCTAAGGGCATGGGCTGGCACATCACCATGCCAGTAGCACAGGGGATGCTGCCTGAAACGATGGTGGAAACGAGCACAGTATAAAGAATCTTCAGCAACAAAATGCATCTAGAGAATTTCAGAAGCAAAATCATTGCTCTTCTGAAGAATTTGTTATGGGGACAAGGACAAAAGTAGTCTCTCCAAGGTGCTGACCTGACATCTGCAGGGTGCAGATGGCATCTACTGAGAGCAGTATTTTTGTCTTCTTTGGTTTAATGACTTGACACCGGGGTCCTCCAAAGCCACTTGAGACATTCCCTCCTGACACCTGACTACAACACTAATCCGCTTTTACACTTTCAGAGCTCTGGTATGGCTTCTCATCCTCTGTATGCTAAATTTCTCTACAGGTTAATTTGCGGGGTTTCATGTTTCTCTGTCATTTCTCAGTCATTTTGGTTTGATACTTATTCCTTCTATGCGTTGTTTTGTCAAACTCCCCATACTTCAGCACATGCTGATTCCTATCCCAAAAGCCTGGAGATCCCTCTTATTCTTTCAGACAGGTAGAAAAATTTTACTGGCAGAAAAACAGAACAGTGAGGGATCTATAATGTATCTCGCTATTTATGTGTAAGACATTTCAAGTCAAATCTACAGTGTTAGGTGACAAATGTAACTACTTAATAAACATTAATATCTGATTCATTTGTCATCTTAAACTTCACTTTTATCCGCCAGATACATTTAAAGCTTCTGCATAATCTAAATACACCAGCATATTTGTATGACATCTTAATAAATACTTCTGTATTCCCATGTTGCTTTTTTCAATGTATCTCTTGGTTGTGTCATTGCTTCTATGTACAGTAATTTCGCAGCTTTCAcatcttcaattaaaaaaaggataataataaaggaaaaaattaattGATAATAATACCTGCTTTGGGTAGACTAGGAAAAagccagatattaaaaaaaaaaaaaaaatcaaccttgtTTTTTCCACCTCATAAAGAAATCAGATTTAAACCAAGAAAATGAATGAATATAACAGGACCCCCCCCAGGTCACTTGTGCTGATGCTGACTGCATCTCATCACTGATGGGGTGAAGGGTAAAGGATTCATATGTTCTGACTCTGCTGTCTTGCAGTACAGTACCACCTATTATTAATTGATCCTAAAAGTTAAATTTGATGCTGATTCATATTCAGACTGTAAACCAGCATATGTTTAAATCCAGGCCTGTTCATCAAATTCTGATTCTGACCTCAGGAGAATGTTCTGAGGTCAACGAAACTCAAGCATTTGCTTAAAGTTAATCATTTGCCAAAGCACTCTACTGAATAGaagaggtacactgctggctgGCAGGTCACACTCTTTCCTAAAAATCAGGTTTTGGATTTCAGCATattatagaaataaattaatgGCATATAGTTTTTCTCTGGATATTTCCTTGGATTTTCTCTGGAGTCCAGTGCCTGACAATGCTTCAGTTTAAGGCTTTGCTTCCTAATTCCTTGTATCAAAGAATTTACCAAACTGGTGCATAGAAAATTGAAACAATAAGGAAGCGTTTTTCCTGTTCATATTTTCAAGGCACAAATAGCAGTAGGAAACATGAGCTTAAATAACACCTCTGTCTGCAGCAGATTAAATTTGTTCAGCTGAGTAAAAAGAATGGAGAAATAATAATTAGAACCAATTAATTATTGTGGACAGCCATTTCTCAACTGAAGGATGTATACAACTCCAATTCCTGTGTTCCTGTACTATGTGGTATCTGCTTCCCTGACTCATTACTAAATACCCAAGTCATTGCTAAAGTTGATGTGAAAGAAAATTCTTTTCTTCTATCTGTGTTTTGCAGAATTTTTGTTTGAGGAATATATGTAAGAAGGATAAATATGACCAGCTTTAGTTTCTTACCCTTTAATTAGCTTGTGCTCAGAAATAACTTCTATTCAATATTTCTGCCCATGCGAAATAGTGTTAATACTCTAACTGAAGTTGATTAAATATGAGGGAGAGCATCCACAAGCTCTAACTTCAGCTGGAGAATGGTAGTTTTCCAAGCCTCCTCCAGTGACAGCCTGAGGACAATCACACCTGCTCTACTCTAGGTGCTAT
This genomic stretch from Patagioenas fasciata isolate bPatFas1 chromosome 4, bPatFas1.hap1, whole genome shotgun sequence harbors:
- the NPY1R gene encoding neuropeptide Y receptor type 1; this encodes MNTSVLAPLGNVSGHLNFSEKNSQMLQFEDEDCHVPLAMVFTLALAYGTVIILGVSGNLALIVIILKQKEMRNVTNILIVNLSFSDLLVTIMCLPFTFVYTLMDHWIFGEAMCKLNPFVQCASITVSVFSLVLIAVERHQLIINPRGWRPNNRHAYMGIAAIWILATASSLPFLIYHVLTDEPFRNITFDEYKDKYVCLDLFPLDTARLSYTTTLLVIQYFGPLCFIFICYLKIYIRLKKRNNMMDKMRDNKYRSSETKRINIMLISIVVAFAVCWLPLTIFNIVFDWNHEILPVTTCSHNLLFLICHLTAMISTCVNPIFYGFLNKNFQRDLQFLFHFCHFRSREEDYETIAMSTMHTDVSKTSLKQASPVAFKKINSDDDDKI